In one window of Toxotes jaculatrix isolate fToxJac2 chromosome 10, fToxJac2.pri, whole genome shotgun sequence DNA:
- the LOC121188504 gene encoding gastrotropin-like: MAFTGKYELESQENYEEFLEAIGLLNAKTDHKVVTEVVQDGKKFTWTQTIPNWTWSNTFTVDQECELTTMMGSKFKAPVTMEGGKISVQFPQYQFTAEIIDDKLVMNCTTTGEKGVTFKRVSKRV, translated from the exons ATGGCTTTCACTGGGAAATATGAGCTGGAGAGTCAAGAGAACTATGAGGAGTTTCTGGAAGCAATTG GGCTTCTCAACGCCAAGACAGACCACAAAGTGGTAACAGAGGTGGTTCAGGATGGGAAGAAATTCACCTGGACACAAACCATCCCCAACTGGACCTGGTCCAATACGTTCACCGTCGACCAGGAATGTGAGCTGACGACAATGATGGGCTCCAAGTTCAAG GCCCCTGTCACTATGGAAGGCGGCAAGATTTCAGTACAGTTTCCTCAGTACCAATTCACAGCAGAAATCATTGACGATAAGCTTGTAATG AATTGCACAACCACAGGAGAGAAGGGTGTGACTTTCAAAAGAGTTAGCAAGCGGGTCTAA
- the LOC121188946 gene encoding 5-hydroxytryptamine receptor 4-like, which yields MISIPGTNISENYSLTNDSSDYTLFHSTAAKVCVLCLLLPIPIFAIMGNLFIMAAVARFQSLRTPTNAFVVSLAVADFLVAVLVMPFSLVRSIDSWHFGRSFCRAHFLLDVTFCTSSIFNLSCVALDRYIAVCDPLHYPVRMSPRRVAMLLLLCWTLPLVISSLCVSLGMHTQSPPAVLSSRTQQDFHTCMATFNVPYAFATSTVSFFIPMGFMLFAYGKIFMAALKQARWIHAVEHHTGQLQMSLSPMRTDSTRRVQAHMERYSLKKERKAAKTLGLIMGVFLLCWLPFFCMNVINPLKGYSINPLVLEASLWLGYANSSLNPILYALLNKNYRHAFVAMLDCGILSRKFRAGLDSSHFGRHTHTVVTLETISR from the coding sequence ATGATTTCCATCCCAGGGACTAACATTTCAGAGAACTACAGCCTGACTAATGACAGCAGCGATTATACTCTATTTCATAGCACCGCTGCTAAAGTCTGCGTCCTGTGCCTGCTCCTACCCATTCCCATCTTTGCCATCATGGGAAATCTTTTCATCATGGCTGCAGTGGCACGTTTCCAAAGCCTCCGGACGCCCACCAATGCTTTTGTGGTTTCCCTGGCAGTGGCAGACTTCCTGGTTGCAGTGCTGGTCATGCCTTTCAGTCTGGTGCGTTCCATCGACAGCTGGCACTTCGGCCGCAGCTTCTGCCGAGCACATTTCTTACTGGACGTCACCTTCTGTACGTCCTCCATTTTTAATCTCAGCTGCGTGGCACTGGACCGATACATAGCAGTGTGTGACCCTCTGCACTACCCTGTCCGAATGTCTCCCAGACGTGTagccatgctgctgctgctctgctggacTCTGCCTCTGGTCATCTCCTCCCTTTGCGTCTCCCTCGGCATGCACACCCAGTCACCTCCTGCAGTGTTGAGCAGCCGCACTCAGCAGGATTTTCACACCTGTATGGCCACATTTAATGTCCCATACGCCTTCGCAACCTCGACCGTTTCCTTCTTCATTCCCATGGGCTTCATGCTATTTGCTTATGGAAAAATATTCATGGCAGCCCTGAAACAAGCAAGGTGGATCCATGCAGTGGAGCACCATACTGGGCAGCTTCAGATGAGCCTAAGCCCCATGAGGACCGACTCCACCAGACGTGTCCAGGCCCACATGGAAAGATATTCtctgaagaaggagagaaaggctGCTAAGACACTGGGTCTGATCATGGGGGTCTTCCTGTTGTGTTGGCTTCCTTTCTTCTGTATGAACGTGATCAATCCTCTGAAGGGCTACAGCATCAACCCTTTGGTCCTGGAGGCTTCCCTGTGGCTTGGATATGCTAACTCCTCTCTGAACCCTATCCTCTATGCCTTGCTCAACAAGAATTATCGTCACGCGTTTGTAGCCATGTTAGACTGTGGGATTCTGAGTAGGAAGTTCAGAGCAGGTTTGGATTCCTCACACTTTggtaggcacacacacactgttgttacACTGGAGACCATTTCAAGATGA
- the LOC121188057 gene encoding alpha-1A adrenergic receptor-like, with protein MSLSTDNVTTFWKNGSSELDGTPGASSQVNFTNSSRGNHTEPSEVDLTRAIPLGLVLGAFIVFAIAGNILVILSVVCNRHLRTPTNYFIINLAIADLLLGTTVLPVSATLEILDYWVFGRIFCDIWAAVDVLCCTASIMSLCVISIDRYIGVSHPLQYPGIVTEKRALLAMLGVWVLSVVISIGPLLGWKQPPSPDDTVCPITEEPFYALFSSLGSFYIPLVVILAMYCRVYIVAKRTTKNLEAGVMRERMNSSELTLRIHKGSQVQEEPGSSGTGKGRAHQARSSLTVKLLKFSREKKAAKTLGVVVGMFTLCWLPFFLALPIGSFNVNLRPPDLLFKVIFWLGYFNSCLNPIIYPCYNREFKLAFIRILRCQCHQRKRPGWRAYNYRSSNFSSSGNSRKGSTDHNSSCLNGSQRTLPSSASPSPSYLSKGLPPCPEGETLYIWGATTPTPSTPNLLPGSPVDCPHRALRGELRGGKPAEETGGGVFSFSFGKNRDKGGVNKDSIVPEDKV; from the exons ATGAGTCTGAGCACTGACAATGTcacaacattttggaaaaatggtTCCTCGGAACTCGACGGGACTCCGGGCGCGTCTTCCCAGGTCAACTTCACCAACAGCTCCAGGGGAAACCACACGGAGCCCAGCGAGGTGGACCTCACCCGAGCCATCCCGCTCGGCTTGGTGCTGGGGGCTTTCATTGTGTTCGCCATCGCGGGCAACATTCTCGTCATCCTCTCGGTTGTGTGCAACAGGCACCTGCGGACCCCGACGAACTACTTCATCATCAACCTGGCCATCGCAGACCTGTTGCTGGGCACCACGGTGCTGCCGGTGTCCGCCACTCTGGAGATCCTAGACTACTGGGTGTTCGGCAGGATCTTCTGTGACATCTGGGCAGCCGTGGATGTGCTGTGCTGCACCGCATCCATCATGAGTCTGTGCGTAATATCCATCGACCGCTACATCGGAGTGAGCCACCCGCTGCAGTACCCGGGCATCGTGACAGAGAAGCGGGCTCTGCTGGCCATGCTCGGGGTATGGGTGCTGTCGGTGGTCATCTCCATCGGTCCTCTGCTCGGGTGGAAGCAGCCGCCGTCGCCGGACGACACGGTGTGTCCCATCACCGAGGAGCCGTTTTACGCGCTCTTCTCCTCCCTCGGCTCCTTTTACATCCCTCTCGTCGTTATACTGGCCATGTACTGTCGCGTGTACATAGTCGCCAAACGAACCACTAAGAACCTGGAGGCAGGTGTGATGCGCGAGAGGATGAACTCCAGCGAGCTGACCCTCAGGATCCACAAGGGATCTCAGGTGCAGGAGGAGCCCGGCAGTTCAGGCACCGGCAAGGGCCGCGCGCACCAAGCGAGAAGTTCCCTCACGGTGAAACTTCTGAAATTCTCCCGGGAGAAGAAAGCAGCTAAAACTTTGGGAGTTGTGGTCGGCATGTTTACGCTTTGTTGGCTGCCCTTCTTTCTCGCCTTACCCATAG GGTCTTTTAATGTGAACCTGCGCCCACCTGACCTCCTCTTCAAAGTGATCTTCTGGCTGGGCTACTTCAACAGCTGCCTGAACCCTATCATCTACCCCTGCTACAATCGCGAGTTCAAGCTGGCCTTCATCCGCATCCTGAGATGCCAGTGTCACCAGCGTAAACGTCCCGGGTGGAGGGCGTACAATTACCGCTCCTCCAACTTCAGCTCCTCTGGAAACTCACGCAAAGGCTCTACGGATCACAACTCCAGCTGCTTGAACGGCAGCCAGCGTACCTTGCCATCCTCTGCCAGTCCGAGCCCCAGCTACCTGAGCAAGGGTCTCCCACCTTGTCCAGAGGGGGAAACATTATACATATGGGGAGCGACCACCCCGACTCCCTCCACACCTAATCTGCTGCCTGGCAGCCCTGTAGACTGcccacacagagctttgagagGGGAGTTAAGAGGAGGGAAGCCAGCTGAGGAGACTGGAGGtggtgttttctctttctcctttggGAAGAACAGAGACAAGGGAGGGGTCAACAAAGACAGCATCGTGCCTGAGGACAAAGTGTGA